The genome window TTATTAAGGGGGATGATCTAGTATGAAAAAAATTTTAAGTTTAGTATTTTTAGTGGTTTTGCTAGTTCTTGCTAGTTGTAAAAATAATGTAGAAGCAGGCTTGAATAACAGATTTTTAGATTCATTTAATACTTTTAGTGGATTAATTGCAGATGTGTTTGGACTTAAAGCAGATCCAAAAAAATCCGATATAAAAGAATACTTTTCTAATATGGCTAAAGAGTTAAATAAAACTAAAGAAAGTCTTGTAAAATTACTTAAAGAAAACGGCGGTGTTGGGCCAGAGGTTAATAATAGGGATGAGAAACGCGGTAATAAAAAAAATCTTGGGCTTAGAAAGACAATAAGCATAACTATTGAAATTTTAGAGGAGTTAATAAAAGGCGCCAATACTGCTACTGCTGCTGCTGCTGCAAGTAATGAAGCGATCGGCACAGTTTTCATTAGCAGCAATAATAGTGGTGTAGCAGATAGTGATAGTGTCAATGGAATTGCGAAGGGAATAAGGTGGATTGTTGAGGTTGCTTATGGTGCTGCTGAGAAAAAAATAGAGAATAAAGTCGGTTCCAATGCTGCTGGTACCGACAATAAAGATGCAGGGAAATTATTTAGTGGTGGTGGTGGTGGAGATAAGGATGCTGCACGGAAGGCCGTTGCTGCTGTTAGTGCGGTTAGTGGGGATCAAATACTATATACGATTGTTTCTGCTGCTAGAAACGGCAAGGTGGATGTTGGTAGCGTTAGTGATGAGTTGAATATTAGCGGCAAGAATGCTCAGAATGCTGCAAATCCTATTGAGGCTGCTATTGGGGATAGTATTTCTAGTAGTAGTAATCAGACATTTAGTAAGATTACGAGGAATGATGAGATTGCTGCTGCTATTGTTTTGAGGGGAATGGCTAAGGGGGGCAGGTTCTTTGCTAGTGATAATGCTGTTTCTGAAGTAAAACAATCGGCACAGTTGTCAATATTAAAAACTGTTACGACTTTAGCGGATTTGGTGAAAGGAGTTGTAAAAGAGTGTCTTGATAGGATAGTTAAGATTCTTGAAGAAGAAAATCATAATAAGCCCCACACTGCTTCTACTTAGTGTGGGTTTTAGAGATGAACTTAACTCTTTAGAGTTAGTTTATTCCTCCTACTAATTTTTCTTTAATACAAGTCATAATAAAATTAATAAAATATTTCAAAATAAGATGAATTTTCTGATTTTTAACAATTTTTAAAAGATGAAAAAGAAATAAAATCTAAAATAACACTTTTTGCATTCAAAAATATAGAATAACTATCAGAAGAATTTTTGATAGTTAAATGTTCTAATTGTTTATCTAAAGTTTTAAATTCATCTATATAAAAGTTTATATAATCAGATTAATCTTTTAATATTGTTTTATTAATTTCTTTTTGAGTTTTAATTACATATTTTGTTGAATTCATTCTTTCTTTTATAACTTAAAAGAATATTACAATTTTTTATAGAATAAAATATTCTGACAATTAATAATAATATTAAAGTAAATTAACAATTTTAATATTGATTCACCCTTTATAATTAAATCTTTAATATATTATA of Borreliella garinii contains these proteins:
- a CDS encoding variable large family protein, translated to MKKILSLVFLVVLLVLASCKNNVEAGLNNRFLDSFNTFSGLIADVFGLKADPKKSDIKEYFSNMAKELNKTKESLVKLLKENGGVGPEVNNRDEKRGNKKNLGLRKTISITIEILEELIKGANTATAAAAASNEAIGTVFISSNNSGVADSDSVNGIAKGIRWIVEVAYGAAEKKIENKVGSNAAGTDNKDAGKLFSGGGGGDKDAARKAVAAVSAVSGDQILYTIVSAARNGKVDVGSVSDELNISGKNAQNAANPIEAAIGDSISSSSNQTFSKITRNDEIAAAIVLRGMAKGGRFFASDNAVSEVKQSAQLSILKTVTTLADLVKGVVKECLDRIVKILEEENHNKPHTAST